Proteins encoded within one genomic window of Sphingomonas sp. NBWT7:
- the proB gene encoding glutamate 5-kinase — MLFPPASCQRLIVKIGSALLVDPAGAVRRSWLEGIAADVAARVRAGQQVAIVSSGSIALGARRLGLARGGRASLEDAQAAAATGQIALSRTWADVLDAQQMTAAQMLVTLDDLEDRRRYLNAAATLGRLLQLGVVPIINENDSVATAEIRFGDNDRLAARVAQAASADGVLLLSDIDGLYDRNPALPGATHIAEVSRNDAAIAGMADTGSASGMGSGGMVSKIEAARIATGAGVALAIASGRIDRPLSTAGRHTIFRPERRSGARRAWLSGRLTVKGTIRIDAGAASALAAGRSLLAAGATGVEGRFVRGDVVAIEGPAGVIARGLAEYDAAEVTQLLGRRSEEHEALLGYAPRAALVHRNHMALL; from the coding sequence ATGCTTTTTCCCCCCGCCTCCTGCCAGCGCCTCATCGTCAAGATCGGCTCCGCGCTGCTCGTCGATCCGGCAGGCGCGGTGCGTCGTTCGTGGCTCGAAGGGATCGCCGCCGACGTCGCCGCCCGCGTGCGAGCTGGCCAGCAGGTGGCGATCGTCTCGTCGGGATCGATCGCGCTCGGCGCACGCCGGCTGGGGCTGGCGCGTGGCGGCCGGGCGAGCCTGGAGGATGCGCAGGCCGCCGCCGCAACCGGGCAGATCGCACTCAGCCGGACGTGGGCTGATGTGCTCGACGCGCAGCAGATGACGGCGGCGCAGATGCTCGTCACGCTCGACGATCTCGAGGATCGCCGCCGCTACCTCAACGCGGCGGCAACGCTCGGTCGGCTGCTTCAGCTCGGCGTGGTGCCGATCATCAACGAGAACGACAGCGTTGCCACCGCCGAGATCCGCTTCGGCGACAACGACCGGCTGGCGGCGCGCGTGGCGCAGGCTGCGAGTGCGGACGGCGTACTGCTGCTGTCCGACATCGACGGGTTGTACGATCGCAATCCCGCCTTGCCAGGCGCAACGCATATCGCGGAGGTATCGCGGAACGACGCTGCGATCGCGGGCATGGCCGATACCGGATCCGCCTCGGGCATGGGATCGGGCGGGATGGTCTCCAAGATCGAAGCGGCGCGGATCGCGACGGGCGCGGGGGTCGCGCTGGCGATCGCCTCGGGTCGGATCGATCGGCCGCTGTCGACCGCGGGGCGCCACACGATCTTCCGGCCGGAGCGGCGCTCCGGCGCGCGGCGCGCGTGGCTCTCGGGGCGGTTGACGGTGAAAGGGACGATCCGCATCGACGCCGGCGCGGCGAGCGCGCTCGCTGCCGGACGTAGCCTGCTGGCGGCGGGCGCGACCGGGGTCGAAGGGCGTTTCGTGCGCGGTGACGTGGTGGCGATCGAGGGGCCAGCGGGGGTGATCGCGCGCGGCCTGGCGGAATATGACGCGGCGGAGGTGACGCAGCTGCTCGGCCGGCGAAGCGAGGAGCACGAGGCGCTGCTCGGCTACGCCCCGCGCGCGGCGCTCGTTCACC
- a CDS encoding ZIP family metal transporter — protein MLMTLIVVLIVSGALLIGAAWGIYGKLPSGLDGFLVALAGGALLLSVTSELIQPSIEASSLWVAAIGVAAGAALFTAADYLIDEKWGADSGGGLLAAITLDGVPENLALGVALIGAGPSEVAALAGSILLSNLPEAAGGARDMARDGQSKGRVLALWAATAALLSAAAIAGNLLLEGASESHLAAIRCVAAGAVIASLATEVFPKAFKEDQHWAGIATALGAILAFALGSLDGG, from the coding sequence ATGCTGATGACGTTGATCGTCGTGCTGATCGTCTCCGGCGCGCTGCTGATCGGCGCGGCTTGGGGCATCTACGGCAAGCTGCCGTCGGGTCTCGACGGTTTCCTGGTGGCGTTGGCTGGCGGCGCGCTGCTTTTGTCGGTGACGTCCGAACTGATCCAGCCGTCGATCGAGGCGAGTTCCTTGTGGGTCGCCGCGATCGGGGTGGCGGCAGGCGCCGCGCTTTTCACCGCAGCGGATTATCTGATCGATGAGAAATGGGGGGCGGATTCGGGCGGCGGGCTGCTCGCCGCGATCACGCTCGACGGCGTGCCGGAGAACCTTGCGCTCGGCGTCGCGCTGATCGGCGCGGGGCCGAGCGAGGTCGCGGCGCTCGCGGGCTCGATCCTGCTGTCGAACCTGCCCGAGGCGGCGGGCGGCGCGCGCGACATGGCGCGTGACGGACAGTCGAAGGGAAGGGTGCTTGCACTGTGGGCGGCGACGGCGGCGTTGCTGTCGGCGGCGGCGATCGCGGGCAACCTGCTGCTCGAAGGCGCGAGCGAATCGCATCTGGCGGCGATCCGCTGCGTCGCGGCCGGCGCGGTGATCGCCAGCCTTGCGACCGAGGTCTTTCCCAAGGCGTTCAAGGAGGATCAGCACTGGGCCGGCATCGCCACCGCATTGGGCGCGATCCTCGCCTTTGCGCTCGGCAGCCTTGACGGAGGCTGA